Proteins encoded by one window of Arabidopsis thaliana chromosome 2, partial sequence:
- the CHL-CPN10 gene encoding chloroplast chaperonin 10 (chloroplast chaperonin 10 (CHL-CPN10); FUNCTIONS IN: chaperone binding; INVOLVED IN: protein folding; LOCATED IN: chloroplast, chloroplast stroma; EXPRESSED IN: 22 plant structures; EXPRESSED DURING: 13 growth stages; CONTAINS InterPro DOMAIN/s: Chaperonin Cpn10 (InterPro:IPR020818), GroES-like (InterPro:IPR011032), Chaperonin Cpn10, subgroup (InterPro:IPR001476); BEST Arabidopsis thaliana protein match is: GroES-like family protein (TAIR:AT3G60210.1); Has 1290 Blast hits to 1286 proteins in 416 species: Archae - 0; Bacteria - 806; Metazoa - 57; Fungi - 4; Plants - 146; Viruses - 0; Other Eukaryotes - 277 (source: NCBI BLink).) yields the protein MASTFVCSLPNPFFAFPVKATTPSTANHTLLGSRRGCLRIKAISTKWEPTKVVPQADRVLVRLEDLPIKSSGGVLLPKAAVKFERYLTGEIISVGSEVGQQVGPGKRVLFSDVSAYEVDLGTDARHCFCKESDLLALVE from the exons ATGGCTTCCACTTTCGTCTGCTCTCTACCAAATcctttctttgcttttccgGTCAAAGCAACTACTCCTTCGACGGCTAACCATACGCTTCTCG GAAGTCGAAGAGGTTGTCTTAGAATCAAAGCGATTTCCACTAAATGGGAACCGACAAAG GTTGTTCCTCAGGCAGACAGAGTTCTTGTTCGTCTTGAAGATCTTCCTATT AAATCCTCAGGTGGAGTATTGTTGCCTAAAGCAGCTGTGAAGTTTGAGAGATACCTAACAGGAGAG ATTATATCTGTTGGTTCTGAGGTTGGACAACAAGTTGGACCTGGAAAGAGG GTTTTGTTCTCTGATGTGAGCGCTTATGAG GTCGATTTGGGAACCGATGCTAGGCATTGCTTCTGTAAAGAGAGTGACTTGTTGGCCCTCGTTGAGTGA
- a CDS encoding Galactose oxidase/kelch repeat superfamily protein (Galactose oxidase/kelch repeat superfamily protein; FUNCTIONS IN: molecular_function unknown; INVOLVED IN: biological_process unknown; LOCATED IN: chloroplast; EXPRESSED IN: 20 plant structures; EXPRESSED DURING: 13 growth stages; CONTAINS InterPro DOMAIN/s: F-box domain, cyclin-like (InterPro:IPR001810), Galactose oxidase/kelch, beta-propeller (InterPro:IPR011043), Kelch repeat type 1 (InterPro:IPR006652), Kelch related (InterPro:IPR013089), Kelch-type beta propeller (InterPro:IPR015915); BEST Arabidopsis thaliana protein match is: Galactose oxidase/kelch repeat superfamily protein (TAIR:AT2G44700.1); Has 2012 Blast hits to 1834 proteins in 139 species: Archae - 9; Bacteria - 147; Metazoa - 961; Fungi - 9; Plants - 813; Viruses - 0; Other Eukaryotes - 73 (source: NCBI BLink).), translating to MSNADEPPQKTNQPPSSSLTPPSLFSLPVDIVLNILALVPKRYYPILCCVSKSLRSLIRSPEIHKTRSLHGKDSLYLCFSTRTTYPNRNRTTFHWFTLRRNDNKMNTTENVFVSIDVPYRPGHASYPLSNIAIDTEIYCIPGYNFPSSSIVWIFDTQSGQWRQGPSMQVERLSATVGLVGGKIYVIGGNRGEEILAEVFDLKTQTWEAAPIPKAKDRNEWFTHASVSLDRKVYALNSREYMNSYDTRDGSYQRYTIPEDNWWKTGKCVIDNVLFVYFLRFGLMWYDSELMLWRVVYGLDLDKARCIGIGEYYGKLAFIWGKPSNVSESKEIWCRMIGLLRSEVGIHGTEEPSQLLRIVPNNYSLRHCLSLSG from the coding sequence ATGTCTAACGCCGACGAACCACCGCAGAAAACCAACCAACCACCGTCGTCTTCATTGACGCCGCCGTCATTGTTCTCACTCCCGGTGGACATCGTATTGAACATCTTAGCCTTGGTACCAAAACGATATTACCCAATCCTCTGTTGCGTCTCCAAGTCCTTGCGGAGTCTAATTCGCTCGCCGGAGATTCACAAGACGCGATCTTTACACGGAAAGGACTCTCTTTATCTATGCTTCTCGACCAGAACTACATACCCGAACCGGAACCGGACGACTTTTCACTGGTTCACTCTCCGGAGGAATGATAACAAGATGAATACGACTGAGAATGTCTTCGTCTCCATCGATGTTCCTTATCGTCCCGGGCATGCTTCTTACCCTCTTTCCAATATCGCAATTGATACAGAGATTTACTGCATTCCCGGATATAATTTTCCCTCATCATCAATCGTATGGATCTTTGACACCCAATCTGGACAGTGGCGTCAAGGACCTAGTATGCAAGTGGAGCGATTATCAGCTACCGTAGGACTAGTCGGTGGTAAGATCTATGTGATCGGAGGCAACAGAGGCGAAGAGATCCTAGCGGAAGTATTTGACTTAAAGACACAAACTTGGGAAGCAGCGCCGATTCCTAAGGCAAAGGATAGAAACGAATGGTTCACGCATGCAAGTGTTTCACTTGATAGGAAGGTTTATGCTTTAAATTCGAGGGAATACATGAATTCTTACGATACTAGAGATGGTTCTTATCAAAGATATACGATACCTGAAGATAATTGGTGGAAGACAGGAAAATGCGTGATTGACAATGTGCTCTTCGTTTACTTCCTTAGATTTGGGTTAATGTGGTATGACTCTGAGCTGATGTTGTGGAGAgtggtttatggtttagatCTTGACAAAGCTCGATGCATTGGGATCGGGGAATACTACGGAAAGTTGGCGTTTATATGGGGAAAACCAAGTAATGTTAGTGAAAGCAAAGAGATTTGGTGTAGAATGATTGGCTTGCTTAGGAGTGAAGTAGGAATTCATGGAACTGAAGAACCGTCTCAACTTCTCAGAATCGTTCCTAACAACTATAGTTTGCGCCATTGTCTGTCTCTTTCGGGTTAA
- a CDS encoding TRIGALACTOSYLDIACYLGLYCEROL-like protein (FUNCTIONS IN: molecular_function unknown; INVOLVED IN: biological_process unknown; LOCATED IN: mitochondrion, chloroplast, plasma membrane, plastid, chloroplast envelope; EXPRESSED IN: 23 plant structures; EXPRESSED DURING: 13 growth stages; CONTAINS InterPro DOMAIN/s: Protein of unknown function DUF3769 (InterPro:IPR022244); BEST Arabidopsis thaliana protein match is: pigment defective 320 (TAIR:AT3G06960.1); Has 49 Blast hits to 48 proteins in 15 species: Archae - 0; Bacteria - 0; Metazoa - 0; Fungi - 0; Plants - 48; Viruses - 0; Other Eukaryotes - 1 (source: NCBI BLink).), translating to MANLNSAIDSVFWDQNVSSPQTLEGTARSVPGEPFPLDGARASRSHRIQQLSLLREGFPLGIIPSLAPASDKRLGSFSLNSLLLSPSSNNWWLGLVGQFKPKKLFADIKADISNAEEWDLQVVKDTAKHIVDKSLYSIGLWTQIALGTSSSLLLSTERLGDKNGLRNKLMLVHPLEKHDLTVEAAWPDLFLDNKGRFWDVPESLNVDVSSLVPESGVRYRFGLHKSRGNPQPVNAAGVESGSDAPTSLMPGLCAKAAVSYKVNRDLWRPQEKEGNTEEEDKPVFLPYDLRLKEPHAAISGIVGSSLAAWITGRGMLVNGKKRSPISADVFGSACYTFQKGRFSKLYGDLTRVDARVDLPSAFALAKKLFHASSNNSDDTLWSPRLNLIFQQQVAGPIVFKVDSQFQVGAARMEDVIYSLNYSLRLLESGKIVAWYSPKRKEGMIELRVFEF from the exons atggcgAATCTTAACTCAGCTATTGATTCAGTGTTTTGGGATCAGAACGTTTCTTCACCTCAAACCCTTGAAGGCACTGCTCGCTCTGTTCCCGGTGAGCCATTTCCCTTAGACGGAGCACGAGCAAGCCGCTCTCACCGGATTCAACAGCTCTCTCTGCTTCGCGAAGGCTTTCCTCTTGGAATCATTCCTTCTTTGGCTCCTGCTTCTGACAAGAGACTCggctctttctctctcaattcTCTCTTGCTCAGTCCTTCCTCTAACAACTG GTGGTTAGGTTTAGTTGGGCAGTTCAAACCAAAGAAGCTCTTTGCTGATATCAAAGCAGATATTAGCAATGCAGAAGAGTGGGATTTGCAAGTTGTAAAGGATACAGCAAAACACATTGTTGACAAATCCCTTTACTCTATTGGTTTATGGACTCAGATTGCGTTGggtacttcttcttctctcttgctTAGCACTGAACGTCTTGGAGATAAAAACGGACTCCGAAACAAGTTGATGCTTGTTCATCCG CTTGAGAAACATGATCTCACTGTGGAAGCAGCTTGGccagatttgtttttggacaATAAAGGACGTTTCTGGGATGTTCCTGAATCTTTGAATGTTGATGTCTCATCCCTTGTTCCAGAGTCAGGGGTTAGATACCGGTTTGGTCTTCATAAAAGCAGGGGTAATCCTCAGCCTGTGAATGCTGCTGGTGTTGAGAGTGGTAGTGATGCTCCTACTTCTTTGATGCCTGGTTTATGCGCCAAGGCTGCAGTTTCGTACAAGGTTAACAGAGACTTGTGGAGGCCACAAGAGAAAGAAGGCAACACAGAAGAAGAGGATAAACCTGTGTTTCTGCCTTATGATTTACGTCTCAAGGAGCCTCATGCAGCAATTTCAGGAATAGTAG GAAGCAGCTTGGCAGCTTGGATCACAGGCCGAGGCATGTTGGTTAATGGCAAGAAGCGGAGTCCGATAAGCGCAGATGTATTTGGTTCTGCTTGTTATACGTTCCAAAAAGGACGGTTTAGTAAGTTGTATGGCGATCTTACCCGAGTAGATGCTCGCGTGGACCTACCCTCAGCTTTTGCCCTTGCTAAAAAACTCTTCCATGCAAGTAGTAACAACTCAGACGACACATTGTGGTCTCCCAGACTCAACCTGATATTCCAGCAACAG GTTGCGGGTCCGATTGTTTTCAAAGTAGACTCGCAGTTTCAGGTAGGAGCTGCACGCATGGAAGATGTGATATACAGTCTGAATTACTCGTTGAGGCTTCTTGAGTCTGGCAAAATCGTGGCTTGGTATTCtccaaagagaaaagaaggcATGATCGAGCTCCgagtttttgagttttga